The Ralstonia pickettii DTP0602 genome segment TCGGGTCGAGGCGCTGCAACTCGCATCGATGGCACGGCTTGAGCGTGCCTTGGCGCTGTTCATGGTGGTGGCATGGCGCATCGCTCGGTTGATGCGACTGGGCCGAACTTGCCCGGACCTGGATGCAGGGCTGTTGTTCGAGCGCGATGAATGGCGCGCGGCATTCATTCTCAACAAGAAGAAGCCGCCGAAGACGTCACCGCGTCTGAACGAGGTCGTGCGCTTGGTCGCTATGCTCGGCGGCTTCCTGGCGCGCAAAGGCGACGGCGAACCCGGAGTCAAGACCATCTGGCAAGGCCTGCAGCGAGTGGTGGATTTCGCCGCAGGCCTCAGGTACGCCCGTGAACTTGACGACTGAGATGTGTGTAATCAAATGCGTACAAGCCACGGATCGCTCCGTGCATGTCGGCTTCTTTCATCTGACTACCCCCTGCATTCGCGACAAAAATGCGCGGTCCCGGCGGTGCGCCCCCGCGCACGCCCGGATGATTATTGTTATTTCCGCTTTCTTTGTTCTTATGGCCGCTATCGGGGCGGCTCTGCATTGGCTACGTGTCTGATCTAGCAGACGTTGCATACATTACCGCACTCGGGGGAACACGGGGGTATCCCCAGGACCCTTCTTCGGTGGGGGTGGGATGCCCCGCGGTGCGGAAGGTCGTTACGGTTGTGCCGATGGCGGCACACGGGAAGGCGATTCAGCCCGGAATCGGCAAAGCGTTGACCGCGATCAGGTAAAATGCCCGTTTCCCCGATTTTTCAGCGAAATCTCGCGCCAACCACCGCCATGACCTCTGTCCTGCGTCTTTCCGATCTGATTTCCCAAGGCAAAATCTCCGGCAAGCGGGTGTTTATCCGCGCCGACCTGAACGTGCCACAGGACGACGCCGGCAATATCACCGAGGACACCCGCATCCGCGCCTCGGTGCCCGCCATCCAGGCGTGCCTGGACGCCGGCGCGGCGGTGATGGTCACGTCCCACCTGGGCCGCCCGACCGAAGGCGAGCTCAAGCCCGAGGATTCGCTGGCACCGATCGCCACGCGCCTGTCCGAGCTGCTGGGCAAGCCGGTCAAGCTGGTGCAGGACTGGGTCGACGGCGTCGAAGTGGCGCCGGGCCAGGTGGTGCTGCTGGAGAACTGCCGCGTGAACAAGGGCGAGAAGAAGAACAGCGACGAGCTGGCGCAGAAGATGGCCAAGCTGTGCGACGTCTACGTCAACGACGCTTTCGGCACCGCCCACCGCGCTGAAGCCACCACCCACGGCATCGCCAAATACGCCCCGAGCGCCTGCGCCGGCCCGCTGCTGGCCGCCGAGATCGACGCGCTGGGCAAGGCCCTGGGCCAGCCGGCGCGTCCGCTGGTGGCGATCGTGGCCGGTTCCAAGGTCTCGACCAAGCTGACCATCCTGAAGTCGCTGGCCGACAAGGTCGACAACCTGATCGTCGGCGGCGGCATCGCCAATACCTTCATGCTGGCTGCCGGCCTGAAGATCGGCAAGTCACTGGCCGAAGCCGACCTGATCGGCGACGCCAAGGCCATCATCGACATCATGGCCAGGCGCGGCGCCTCGGTGCCGATCCCGGTCGACGTGGTGTGCGCCAAGGAATTCAGCGCCACCGCCGCGGCCACCGTCAAGGACGTCAAGGACGTGGCCGACGACGACATGATCCTCGACATCGGCCCCAAGACCGCCGTGCAACTGGCCGAGCAGCTCAAGGCCGCCGGCACCATCGTCTGGAACGGCCCGGTAGGCGTGTTCGAGTTTGACCAGTTCGGCAACGGCACCAAGGTGCTGGCCGAGGCCATCGCCGATTCCAAGGCGTTCTCAATCGCCGGCGGCGGCGACACGCTGGCCGCCATCGCCAAGTACGGCATTGCCGACCGCGTGGGCTATATCTCGACCGGCGGCGGTGCGTTCCTGGAATTCCTGGAAGGCAAGAAGCTGCCCGCGTTCGAAGTGCTGGAGCAGCGCGCCGCAGGCTGACGCATCCGCCGGCCCCGGCGGCATGCCACATCCCCGCGCCTCCCGGGACATCGAGCTCTGAACAAGGAATTCCGCGCATGACTCGTTCTACCAAGATCGTTGCCACCATCGGCCCCGCCTCCAGCTCGCTGGAGGTGCTCACGCGCATGATCGCGGCGGGGGTCGACGTGGTGCGGCTGAATTTCTCGCACGGCACCGCCCAGGACCATATCGACCGGGCCAGCATGGTGCGCGAGGCCGCGCAGGCGTGCGGGCGCGAAGTCGCCATCATGGCCGACCTGCAAGGCCCCAAGATCCGCGTCGGCAAGTTCGAGCACGGCAAGATCACGCTGAAGCCGGGCGATCCCTTCATCCTCGATTCCAACTGCCAGCTCGGCAACGAGGAGCGCGCCGGTCTGGACTACCAGGACCTGCCGCGCGACGTCGGCCCGGGTGACCTGCTGCTGCTCAATGACGGCCTGATCGTGCTGGTGGTGGACCGCGTGTTCGGCACCGAGATCTTCACCACCGTGCGCGTGGGCGGCGAGCTGTCCAACAACAAGGGCATCAACCGCCAGGGCGGCGGGCTGTCGGCGCCGGCGCTGACAGCCAAGGACATGGACGACATCAAGACCGCTATGGCCCTGGGCGCGGACTACGTTGCCGTCAGCTTCCCCAAGAACGCCACCGACATGGAAATGGCGCGCCAGCTCGTCGCCGTGGCCGGCCAGCCGCACGGCCACAAGGCCCGCATGATCGCCAAGATCGAGCGCGCCGAGGCCATCCATCCGGGCGTGCTGGAAGAGATCCTGCAGGCCTCCGACGGCATCATGGTGGCGCGCGGCGACCTGGCCGTGGAAGTGGGCAATGCCGCCGTGCCGGCGCTGCAGAAGCGCATGATCAAGCTGGCGCGCGAGGCCAACAAGCTGACCATCACCGCCACGCAGATGATGGAAAGCATGATCGTCAACCCGGTGCCGACGCGTGCCGAGGTCTCGGACGTGGCCAACGCCGTGCTGGACGGCACCGACGCCGTGATGCTGTCGGCCGAGACCGCCGCCGGGCGCTACCCGGTGGAGACCGTCGAAGCCATGGCCGCGGTCTGCGTCGAAGCCGAGAAGTCCGAGGTGGTGCAGCTCGACACCGATTTCCTGAACCAGACCTTTTCGCGCATCGACCAGTCGGTGGCGATGGGTGCGCTGTTCACGGCCTATCATTTGCAGGTGAAGGCGATTGCCGCGCTGACCGATTCCGGCGCCACCGCATTGTGGATGAGCCGGCACCGCATCCATGTGCCGATCTATGCGATGACGCCCAACCTGGCCTCGCAGCGCAAGATGCAGCTGTACCGCAACGTGGTGCCGCTGCCGTTGCAGTCCAGCGCCGACCGAGACACCGCGCTGGAGCAGGCGGAAGAACTGCTGCTGGCGCAAGGCGTGGTGCAGCGCGGCGATTTCATCGTGCTGACCATCGGCGAGCCGATGGGCCAGCCGGGCGGTACCAATACCCTGAAGATCGTCAGGGTAGGTAGCTGATGGTGATGGTGAAGCCGTGTGTGCCATGCCCGACTGAATGCCCGCGCGAGATGCGCGAACATGGCGCCGCCGGCAGGCTTGGGCAATAAGCGCCGACAGAAGAATACGCAGAGACACCCCATTTTTATTTAGGAGTTAGACATGCCACTCGTATCGATGCGCCAGCTGCTGGACCACGCTGCCGAGAACAGCTACGGCCTGCCGGCCTTCAACGTCAACAACCTCGAGCAAGTGCAGGCCATCATGCAGGCCGCCGACGAGGTCAACGCTCCGGTGATCATGCAAGCCTCGGCCGGCGCGCGCAAATACGCCGGCGAGCACTTCCTGCGCCACCTGATCGAGGCCGCGGTCGAGGCTTATCCTCATATCCCGGTGGTGATGCACCAGGACCACGGCCAGTCGCCGGCGATCTGCCAGGGCGCGATCGACCTGGGCTTCTCGTCGGTGATGATGGACGGTTCGCTGCGTGAAGACGGCAAGACCCCGGCCGAGTACGAGTACAACATCGACGTGACCCGCAAGGTGGTGCAGCTGGCCCACGCCGTCGGCGTGACCGTCGAAGGCGAACTGGGCTGCCTGGGCTCGCTCGAAACCGGCGAAGCCGGCGAAGAAGACGGCATCGGCGCCGTAGGCGTGCTGGACCACTCCATGCTGCTGACCGATCCCGAGCAGGCCGCCGACTTCGTCAAGGCCACCCAGCTCGACGCCCTGGCGATCGCCATCGGCACCTCGCACGGCGCCTACAAGTTCACCCGCAAGCCGACCGGCGACATCCTGGCGATCAGCCGCATCAAGGAAATCCACGCCCGCATCCCCAACACCCACCTGGTGATGCACGGCTCGTCGTCCGTTCCGCAAGAGCTGCTGGAAGAGATCCGCAAGTTCGGCGGCGACATGAAGGAAACCTACGGCGTGCCGGTCGAGGAAATCCAGGAAGCGATCAAGTACGGCGTGCGCAAGATCAACATCGACACCGACATCCGCCTGGCCATGACCGGCGCGATCCGCCGCTTCTTCGCCGAGAACCCGAGCAAGTTCGACCCGCGCGAATACCTGAAGCCGGCCCGCGAGGCCGCCAAGCAGGTGTGCAAGGCCCGCTACATCGCCTTCGGCTGCGAAGGCCAGGCCAGCAAGATCAAGCCGATCGGCCTGACCGACGTCGCACAGCAGTACAAGTCGGGCAAGCTGGCGCAGGTCGTGCAGTAATGTCCCTTGTCCGCCTTCCACGCAAGCGGAAGGCGGATTGCAGTTCCGGCCGCCGCGGCACGCTTCCAGCGCCCGGCGGCTTCGCCGTTTTATCGGAACCATCATGTCCAACGCTCTCTACCAGTCCTCCATCAATTCGCTGCCGCTGCTGGGCCACGGCAAGGTGCGCGACAACTACGCCGTCGGCGACGACAAGCTGCTGATCGTCACTACCGACCGGCTGTCGGCCTTCGACGTCATCCTGGGCGAACCGATTCCGGCCAAGGGCCGCGTGCTGAACCAGATGGCGAACTTCTGGTTCAAGAAGCTGGCGCACATCGTGCCGAACCACGAGACCGGCATCGCCCCGGAAACCGTGGTCGCGCCCGAGGAAGTGGAGCAGGTCAAGGGCCGCGCCGTGGTGGTCAAGCGCCTGAAGCCGATCCTGGTGGAAGCGGTGGTGCGAGGCTACCTCGCCGGCAGCGGCTGGAAGGACTACCAGGCCACCGGCAAGGTGTGCGGCATCCAGCTGCCGCCGGGCCTGCAGAACGCGCAGAAGCTGCCCGAGCCGATCTTCACCCCGGCCGCCAAGGCCGAGATGGGCGAGCACGACGAGAACATCTCGTTCGCCGAGGTCGAGGCCCGCATCGGCATCGCGCTGGCGCGCAAGATGCGCGAGATCTCGATCCGCCTGTACAAGGAAGCGGCCGAGTTCGCCGCCACGCGTGGCATCATCATCGCCGACACCAAGTTCGAGTTCGGCCTGGACGACAATGGCGTGCTGACGCTGATGGACGAGGTCCTGACCGCCGATTCGTCGCGCTTCTGGCCGGCCGATTCGTACCAGGTCGGCACCAACCCGCCGTCGTTCGACAAGCAGTTCGTGCGCGACTGGCTCGAGGCCGTGCGCATCGACGGCAAGCCGTGGCCGAAGACCGCGCCGGCGCCGAAGCTGCCGGACGACGTGGTCGAGAAGACCGCGGCCAAGTACCGTGAGGCGCTGACGCGGCTGACGGGCGAAGAACTGCAGTAAGCCATGGCCGTCGTTCCCGCGCGTGCGGGAGCGACCATCGAAGGAACAGATAAAGTGAGCAAGCAAGACAAGCCGCTGGTCGGCGTGGTGATGGGCAGCAGTTCCGACTGGGACGTGATGCAGCACGCGGTGGCCATGCTGAAGGATTTCGGCGTGCCGTTCGAGGCCCAGGTGGTGTCCGCGCACCGCATGGCCGACGACATGTTCCGCTATGCCGAGAGCGCGCGCAGCCGCGGCATCCGCGCCATCATCGCCGGTGCCGGCGGTGCCGCGCACCTGCCGGGCATGATCGCCGCCAAGACCATCGTGCCGGTGTTCGGCGTGCCGGTACCGTCCAAGTACCTGCGCGGCGAGGATTCGCTGCTGTCGATCGTGCAGATGCCCAAGGGCGTGCCGGTCGCCACCTTCGCCATTGGCGAGGCCGGTGCCGCAAACGCCGCGCTGCACGCGATCGCCACGCTGGCCACCACCGATGAAGCGCTGGCCGCCGCGCTGGAAGCCTTCCGCGCGAAGCAGACCGAAGCCGCGCGCGCGATGACGCTGCCGCTGTAATTCTTCGCGCAGTCCTTCTCCGCCCCATACGGAACCGAGCAATGCCCACCGATATCCATCCCTACCTCTCCGAAGCCCACACGCCGGAATCGCGCGCCGAGTTCGGCGTCGACCGTCCCGACGCGCCCATCCTGCCCGGCGCGTGGCTGGGCATGCTGGGCGGCGGCCAGCTTGGCCGCATGTTCACGCATGCGGCGCAGGCCATGGGCTATCGCGTGTGCGTGCTCGATCCGGACCAGGATAGCCCGGCGGGCGTGGTGGCGGACAAGCATATCTGCGCCCAGTACACCGACGAGGCCGCGCTGGCCGAGATGGGCAAGCTGTGCGAGGCGGTGAGCACCGAGTTCGAGAACGTGCCGTCGCTGTCGCTGGACCGCCTCGAGCAGCTCGGCGCCTTCGTCGCGCCGCGCGGCTATTGCGTGTCGATCGCGCAGAACCGCATCGGCGAGAAGAAGTTCTTCGCCGCCTGCGCCGAACGCACCGGCGTGCCCACGGCCCCGCACTGGGTGATCCAGCACGACGCCGACGTCGACCAGCTGCCCGACCACGTGCTGCCCGGCATCCTCAAGACCGCGCGCATGGGCTATGACGGCAAGGGCCAGGCGCGCGTGAAGACGCGCGACGACGTGCGCGCCGCCTGGAAGGCGATGCAGCACGTGCCATGCGTGCTGGAGCAGATGCTGCCGCTGGCCTATGAAGTGTCGGTGCTGGCCGCGCGTGCCGCGGACGGTTCCACCGCCACCTGGCCGCTCGCCGAGAACGTGCACCGCGACGGCATCCTGTTCTCGACGGAAATGCCGTCGACCAGCGTTTCGCCGGAAATCGCGGACCGCGCGCGCGCCGCCGCCGCGGCCATCGCCACCGAGATGGGCTACGTGGGCGTGCTGTGCATCGAGTTCTTCGTGCTGACCGACGGCTCGCTGGTCGCCAACGAGATGGCGCCGCGCCCGCACAACTCCGGCCACATCACCATGGACGCGTGCGAGACCAGCCAGTTCGAGCAGCAGGTGCGCGCGATGGCGCGTCTGCCGCTGGGCAACACGCGCCAGCACTCGGCCGGCAAGATGCTGAACCTGCTGGGCGATGTGTGGTTCGAGTTCGGCCTGGAACGCACCCCCGCCTGGGACGAGGTGGTGGCACAGCCCGGCGCCAAGCTGCACCTCTACGGCAAGAGCGACGCACGCCCGTCGCGCAAGATGGGCCATATCAACTGCGTGGGCGAGCATGCCGACGCGGCCGACGCGGCCTTTGCCGCTGCGGCGCAGGCGCTGCATATCCCCCTCTGAAGCCAGACTCCAAGGAACACGATGTCGCCGCGCATGCCCACGGCCGCTGAACTGGACGAAGCCGTCCGCCTGCTTGAGGCCGGGGAACTGGTCGCCTTTCCCACCGAGACCGTCTACGGCCTCGGCGCCGACGCGGAGAACCCCGAGGCGGTCGCCCGCATCTTCGCGCTCAAGGGCCGGCCCTCGAACCACCCGATGATCGTGCACGTGGTCGACGGCGCCGACATCGGCTACTGGACCGACGAGGTCCCCGAGGCCGCGCAGAAGCTGATCGACGCCTTCTGGCCCGGTCCGCTGACGCTGATCCTCAAGCGTGCCGCCCATATCCACGCGGCGGTGGCAGGGGGCCAGGACAGCATCGGCCTGCGCTGCCCGTCTCACCCGGTGGCGCAGACCCTGCTGTCGCGCTTCAAGCGCGGCCGTGGCGGCATCGCGGCGCCTTCGGCGAACAAGTTCGGGCAGGTCAGCCCGACCACGGCGCAGCATGTGCGCGACGAGTTCGGCGATGCGGTGTATGTGCTGGGAGGCGACGGCGTCGAAGTCGGGATCGAATCGACCATCGTCGACCTGTCGCGGCTGGACCAGGGGATTGGGCCAGTATTGCTGCGCCCTGGTGCGATTACTGCCGCGATGATGGCGGAAGTGTTGGGGGAGGCGCCGTTGCCGCCCGACGCCGCGGCGCCGCGTGCCTCCGGCACGCTCAAGGCCCACTACGCTCCGCATACGCCGTTGTTGCTGGCCGATGCCCAGTCAGCTTCCGCGCATCTCGCAGCACTGCCGGAGGACGCCCGTGTGGCGTGGGTCGGGCGCGCGCCCTTGGCGGACCAGCGCTGTACCTGGGTGCAGGCGCCTGCGGATGCTGCGGCCTTTGCGCGGGAGTTGTATCGGCTGCTGCGCAAGCTGGATAAGCAGGGCTACACGCAGCTGATGTTCGAGCCGCTGCCGGAAGGGCCGGACTGGGCCGGCGTGCGCGACCGGCTGGAACGGGCGGCTGCGGCGTTCGCAGGGTAGGGCCCCGGCACAGGCGTCACGCAAGCGAAAACGGCTTCGCGCTCCATCGGAGGCGAAGCCGTTTTATTTTTTTCCCCTGCAGGCTCGGCGGTATCAGCCGCCAAACAGCCGCAACCCTGTATAAACCGCCATCCCCACCGCAATCATCCCCACCATCTTCCTGGTCAGCAGGTAGAACAGCGTAGCCGCTACCCCCGCCATCAGCTTGTCGTTCGACAACGCCACCGTGAAGTGCCCCTGCCACGTCATCAGGTCCGGCAGGATGATCGCCGCCAGCGCCGCCGCCGGCGCATAACGCAACGCGCGCTGGAGCCGGTCCGGCACGGTGACATGCTCGCCGGCCATCAGGAACAGCGCCCGCGTCACCACGGTCACAACGCCCATGCCAACGATGGCAATCCAGATCTCCCCATGGCTCATGCGCGGTCTCCCGGTGTTGTCTGCGTCGAGGCTGCCCGCGCGATTGCCCTGGTCTTGCGCCGGCGGCGGATCCCCCGCAATGCCGCGCGCGCTGCAAGGTCATCACTGGCCATGCCGGCAGCAATCGCCCCCACCACCGCCACCACCAGCCCGAGCCGGTATGGCAAGTCGAAGCACAGCAGCGCCAGCACCGCCGAAATCACCACCGCCATCAGCGTCGAGCGCGAACTGATGGTGGCGATCATCACCGGGATCAGCGCCAGCGTGCCCGCCACGCCCAGCCCCCAGCTGTCGGGGAAGAGACTGGCCAGCACGATGCCGATGACCGACGACACCTGCCACATCGCGAAGTTGGTCAGCGCCATGCCCCAGAAGTAGCCTTCCTTGCCGGGCTCATAGCCCGGCGTGCTGTACTTCTGCATGAAGTAGACGAAATGCAGGTCGCCGTTGAAGAAGCCCAGCACCGTGCGCCGCGGCAGCGTCAGGTAGCTGAAGTGGGGCTGCATCGCCGCGCTGAAGATCACGAAGCGCAGGTTGACCATGGTCGCGGTCAGAAAGACCGTCCACAGCGGCAGCCCGGCCGCGAACAGCGGCAGCACCGCCAGCTGCGCCGAGCCGGCGTAGACCAGCAGCGACATGCCGATGGCTTCGGGCACGGTCATCACGGATTTGCTCATCGCCACGCCGGTGACCAGGCCCCAGGAAAACACCGCGGGCAGGGACGGGGCAAAGTAGCGTGCGCCGGCGATAAAGCCGGCGCGTTCGGCGGGTGCGAAGCGATGCCAGAGGCGCAACCACACCGAGGGTTGTCGGGAAGTCATGTCTGAGGAAGAGGGGGCAATGCGGGCCCGGGGCCGAGGGCCCGCCCGGAAGGCTGCCGCCGCAGGACGCGGTCGGCACCTTGCCATTATAGGGGTGGATCGCAGCCTGGTAAGTGGCCGCTTAACAAAATGCCGCCCGGCGTTGGCGGCAGGCCACGGCCATCCGCCGCGGCCTGTCGTCGCGCGGCGTCAGGGTGCGCCGCGGTACACCCACTGCATCAGCGCGTCGTGCGCCTCCTGCGCCTGCGACGCGTTGGGGTGGTTGATCATGCTCACCACCACATAGCGGCCGCCCTCGGCCGAATCGACATAGCCGGCCAGGGCGCGCACGTCGGCCAGCGTGCCGGTCTTCAGGTAGCCGCTGCCGGCCGCGTCGGCGCGCGTCAGCCGGTTGCGCAGCGTGCCGTCGACGCCCAGGACCGGCAGCGAATCGATCAGCACCGGGCCCACGTTGCTGGCCGCGGCCTGCTGCAGCAGGCGCGCCATGTCATAGGCGCTGATGCGTTCCTCGCGCGACAGGCCCGAGCCGTTGTCTAGCACCAGGCCGGGCATTTCGAGGCCCTGGCGCGCCAGCCAGCGCCGCACCACGCGTACGGAGCGCTCGGTACTGGCCGGCCC includes the following:
- a CDS encoding phosphoglycerate kinase (K00927: PGK, pgk; phosphoglycerate kinase [EC:2.7.2.3]); translated protein: MTSVLRLSDLISQGKISGKRVFIRADLNVPQDDAGNITEDTRIRASVPAIQACLDAGAAVMVTSHLGRPTEGELKPEDSLAPIATRLSELLGKPVKLVQDWVDGVEVAPGQVVLLENCRVNKGEKKNSDELAQKMAKLCDVYVNDAFGTAHRAEATTHGIAKYAPSACAGPLLAAEIDALGKALGQPARPLVAIVAGSKVSTKLTILKSLADKVDNLIVGGGIANTFMLAAGLKIGKSLAEADLIGDAKAIIDIMARRGASVPIPVDVVCAKEFSATAAATVKDVKDVADDDMILDIGPKTAVQLAEQLKAAGTIVWNGPVGVFEFDQFGNGTKVLAEAIADSKAFSIAGGGDTLAAIAKYGIADRVGYISTGGGAFLEFLEGKKLPAFEVLEQRAAG
- a CDS encoding hypothetical protein (K00873: PK, pyk; pyruvate kinase [EC:2.7.1.40]), encoding MTRSTKIVATIGPASSSLEVLTRMIAAGVDVVRLNFSHGTAQDHIDRASMVREAAQACGREVAIMADLQGPKIRVGKFEHGKITLKPGDPFILDSNCQLGNEERAGLDYQDLPRDVGPGDLLLLNDGLIVLVVDRVFGTEIFTTVRVGGELSNNKGINRQGGGLSAPALTAKDMDDIKTAMALGADYVAVSFPKNATDMEMARQLVAVAGQPHGHKARMIAKIERAEAIHPGVLEEILQASDGIMVARGDLAVEVGNAAVPALQKRMIKLAREANKLTITATQMMESMIVNPVPTRAEVSDVANAVLDGTDAVMLSAETAAGRYPVETVEAMAAVCVEAEKSEVVQLDTDFLNQTFSRIDQSVAMGALFTAYHLQVKAIAALTDSGATALWMSRHRIHVPIYAMTPNLASQRKMQLYRNVVPLPLQSSADRDTALEQAEELLLAQGVVQRGDFIVLTIGEPMGQPGGTNTLKIVRVGS
- a CDS encoding fructose-bisphosphate aldolase (class II aldolase; catalyzes the reversible aldol condensation of dihydroxyacetonephosphate and glyceraldehyde 3-phosphate in the Calvin cycle, glycolysis and gluconeogenesis~K01624: FBA, fbaA; fructose-bisphosphate aldolase, class II [EC:4.1.2.13]) — its product is MPLVSMRQLLDHAAENSYGLPAFNVNNLEQVQAIMQAADEVNAPVIMQASAGARKYAGEHFLRHLIEAAVEAYPHIPVVMHQDHGQSPAICQGAIDLGFSSVMMDGSLREDGKTPAEYEYNIDVTRKVVQLAHAVGVTVEGELGCLGSLETGEAGEEDGIGAVGVLDHSMLLTDPEQAADFVKATQLDALAIAIGTSHGAYKFTRKPTGDILAISRIKEIHARIPNTHLVMHGSSSVPQELLEEIRKFGGDMKETYGVPVEEIQEAIKYGVRKINIDTDIRLAMTGAIRRFFAENPSKFDPREYLKPAREAAKQVCKARYIAFGCEGQASKIKPIGLTDVAQQYKSGKLAQVVQ
- a CDS encoding phosphoribosylaminoimidazole-succinocarboxamide synthase (catalyzes the formation of (S)-2-(5-amino-1-(5-phospho-D-ribosyl)imidazole-4- carboxamido)succinate from 5-amino-1-(5-phospho-D-ribosyl)imidazole-4-carboxylate and L-aspartate in purine biosynthesis; SAICAR synthase~K01923: purC; phosphoribosylaminoimidazole-succinocarboxamide synthase [EC:6.3.2.6]) codes for the protein MSNALYQSSINSLPLLGHGKVRDNYAVGDDKLLIVTTDRLSAFDVILGEPIPAKGRVLNQMANFWFKKLAHIVPNHETGIAPETVVAPEEVEQVKGRAVVVKRLKPILVEAVVRGYLAGSGWKDYQATGKVCGIQLPPGLQNAQKLPEPIFTPAAKAEMGEHDENISFAEVEARIGIALARKMREISIRLYKEAAEFAATRGIIIADTKFEFGLDDNGVLTLMDEVLTADSSRFWPADSYQVGTNPPSFDKQFVRDWLEAVRIDGKPWPKTAPAPKLPDDVVEKTAAKYREALTRLTGEELQ
- a CDS encoding N5-carboxyaminoimidazole ribonucleotide mutase (K01588: purE; 5-(carboxyamino)imidazole ribonucleotide mutase [EC:5.4.99.18]), translated to MSKQDKPLVGVVMGSSSDWDVMQHAVAMLKDFGVPFEAQVVSAHRMADDMFRYAESARSRGIRAIIAGAGGAAHLPGMIAAKTIVPVFGVPVPSKYLRGEDSLLSIVQMPKGVPVATFAIGEAGAANAALHAIATLATTDEALAAALEAFRAKQTEAARAMTLPL
- a CDS encoding phosphoribosylaminoimidazole carboxylase (With PurE catalyzes the conversion of aminoimidazole ribonucleotide to carboxyaminoimidazole ribonucleotide in the de novo purine nucleotide biosynthetic pathway~K01589: purK; 5-(carboxyamino)imidazole ribonucleotide synthase [EC:6.3.4.18]) is translated as MPTDIHPYLSEAHTPESRAEFGVDRPDAPILPGAWLGMLGGGQLGRMFTHAAQAMGYRVCVLDPDQDSPAGVVADKHICAQYTDEAALAEMGKLCEAVSTEFENVPSLSLDRLEQLGAFVAPRGYCVSIAQNRIGEKKFFAACAERTGVPTAPHWVIQHDADVDQLPDHVLPGILKTARMGYDGKGQARVKTRDDVRAAWKAMQHVPCVLEQMLPLAYEVSVLAARAADGSTATWPLAENVHRDGILFSTEMPSTSVSPEIADRARAAAAAIATEMGYVGVLCIEFFVLTDGSLVANEMAPRPHNSGHITMDACETSQFEQQVRAMARLPLGNTRQHSAGKMLNLLGDVWFEFGLERTPAWDEVVAQPGAKLHLYGKSDARPSRKMGHINCVGEHADAADAAFAAAAQALHIPL
- a CDS encoding translation factor Sua5 (K07566: rimN, SUA5; tRNA threonylcarbamoyladenosine biosynthesis protein); its protein translation is MSPRMPTAAELDEAVRLLEAGELVAFPTETVYGLGADAENPEAVARIFALKGRPSNHPMIVHVVDGADIGYWTDEVPEAAQKLIDAFWPGPLTLILKRAAHIHAAVAGGQDSIGLRCPSHPVAQTLLSRFKRGRGGIAAPSANKFGQVSPTTAQHVRDEFGDAVYVLGGDGVEVGIESTIVDLSRLDQGIGPVLLRPGAITAAMMAEVLGEAPLPPDAAAPRASGTLKAHYAPHTPLLLADAQSASAHLAALPEDARVAWVGRAPLADQRCTWVQAPADAAAFARELYRLLRKLDKQGYTQLMFEPLPEGPDWAGVRDRLERAAAAFAG
- a CDS encoding branched-chain amino acid transporter, with translation MSHGEIWIAIVGMGVVTVVTRALFLMAGEHVTVPDRLQRALRYAPAAALAAIILPDLMTWQGHFTVALSNDKLMAGVAATLFYLLTRKMVGMIAVGMAVYTGLRLFGG
- a CDS encoding branched-chain amino acid permease, whose product is MTSRQPSVWLRLWHRFAPAERAGFIAGARYFAPSLPAVFSWGLVTGVAMSKSVMTVPEAIGMSLLVYAGSAQLAVLPLFAAGLPLWTVFLTATMVNLRFVIFSAAMQPHFSYLTLPRRTVLGFFNGDLHFVYFMQKYSTPGYEPGKEGYFWGMALTNFAMWQVSSVIGIVLASLFPDSWGLGVAGTLALIPVMIATISSRSTLMAVVISAVLALLCFDLPYRLGLVVAVVGAIAAGMASDDLAARAALRGIRRRRKTRAIARAASTQTTPGDRA